Proteins from a single region of Amblyomma americanum isolate KBUSLIRL-KWMA chromosome 10, ASM5285725v1, whole genome shotgun sequence:
- the LOC144108435 gene encoding endothelin-converting enzyme 2-like, protein MKLGGLDPPQQSAAAKDAFQAVETKAAPVCRTSLEAPRGALRAATVHPGAYNQHSIKDVCTVGRSSCVKGHRLRPAGKADPAGGTCPESVGPASPSDAALPVGRGHGVAGGTSVDTAGVGSCLSSPASPVSDGVHSGALSIDSPLYSSPGNPELPPLGQPPGFRGNPHPGQDSTKSPPDPQQLKSRLGLTLHVLGVTVLVTLVALAIASLVWRSPAHWGNTCKTHACLAYSTGLLASINESVDPCQSFTHFVCDGWRHKNRHTVWNDQFISLLDKVTASLKSVEVPASGQDMEQRDAIMYTSCVDVLEGERDELPAVKNALVEAGIVWPKPSKGADVLYTVLCSSLKLGWDVLLDFDVAPDGGGINLVSGKFLYFVVKRYRDIATGTDEAYFGFLKERFHAEGEDTVTYQDIYASVETALSYLSKARYEAADENNADVLLNLTQLGLTEVNWTATLLKLDIRMNSSLTLTTTSPRYLERVLYLWWRYGTDSFHTLISWCTVQLAALFANEDLIFNYYNRDYQTTQAHYRIFCVTRAMLISGHTLFDKHYAEALQGEALNLAKSVAQSVRTAFFRRLSNWTYFDEGINVVSNWSSSEIVFRNIEHTGEEILAADHAPDLNNSFVRNRQQSVHVRKDAEFGHMLDLMQDLEVSIVSYDKRDFELMPYALSFYLFDPQLHSSLNYGGLGAQIAFSLATLFLSAYYATNALFVEPLMDCLKAGTSGSAGELGYYAKEVIGYGALVDAYNAQERALDSSSLFGLEKYSGLQLFFIALCYVNCYGGSENTNHESICTPALQHMPQFAKAFNCTPGDPMNPSKQCRLF, encoded by the exons ATGAAGCTCGGAGGCCTGGATCCTCCTCAGCAGAGCGCCGCCGCTAAAGACGCGTTCCAGGCGGTCGAGACCAAGGCGGCACCCGTTTGCCGGACATCCCTGGAAGCCCCTCGCGGAGCTCTGCGGGCAGCGACAGTGCACCCAGgcgcatacaaccagcattccatCAAAGACGTATGCACGGTAGGCCGTTCCAGCT GTGTCAAAGGCCACCGCCTCCGACCAGCTGGCAAGGCGGACCCTGCTGGAGGTACCTGTCCAGAGAGTGTCGGTCCAGCCAGTCCCTCAGATGCGGCGTTGCCGGTAGGACGTGGCCACGGTGTGGCCGGGGGGACCTCCGTTGACACTGCTGGCGTCGGCTCCTGCCTGTCATCGCCAGCATCGCCAGTGTCCGACGGTGTTCACTCGGGAGCGCTCAGCATTGATTCGCCGCTGTACAGCAGCCCGGGGAATCCCGAACTGCCGCCCCTCGGGCAGCCGCCCGGCTTCCGCGGCAATCCGCACCCTGGCCAAGATAGCACGAAATCGCCTCCG GACCCCCAGCAGCTGAAATCGCGGCTCGGGCTTACTCTGCACGTGCTTGGAGTCACTGTATTGGTGACGCTTGTGGCCTTGGCGATCGCCTCACTTGTATGGCGCTCTCCAGCGCACTGGGGGAACACCTGCAAGACGCATGCCTGCCTCGCCTACTCGACCGGGCTCCTCGCCTCGATCAACGAATCGGTGGACCCGTGCCAGAGCTTCACGCACTTCGTCTGCGACGGCTGGCGCCACAAGAACCGACATACCGTTTGGAACGACCAGTTCATTTCTCTGTTGGACAAGGTGACCGCGTCGCTGAAGAGTGTAGAGGTGCCTGCATCGGGGCAAGACATGGAGCAGCGGGACGCCATCATGTACACGAGCTGCGTCGATGTGCTCGAAGGGGAGAGAGACGAGCTGCCAGCCGTCAAGaacgcgctggttgaggcaggcaTCGTGTGGCCGAAGCCTTCCAAGGGCGCAGACGTTCTGTACACGGTCCTCTGCAGCTCTTTGAAGCTGGGTTGGGACGTTCTCCTGGACTTCGACGTCGCGCCCGATGGCGGCGGGATCAACCTAGTTTCTGGCAAGTTCCTTTACTTCGTGGTCAAGAGGTATAGGGACATCGCGACCGGCACGGATGAGGCGTACTTTGGGTTCCTGAAGGAACGCTTTCACGCCGAAGGCGAGGATACGGTGACGTACCAGGACATTTACGCGTCGGTCGAAACAGCCCTGAGCTACCTCTCTAAAGCTCGTTACGAAGCAGCTGACGAGAATAacgctgacgttcttctaaacttGACTCAGCTTGGCCTCACGGAAGTTAACTGGACAGCGACGCTTTTAAAACTTGACATCAGGATGAACAGTAGTCTCACGCTGACGACCACATCGCCCCGTTATCTAGAGCGAGTGTTGTATCTCTGGTGGCGGTACGGCACGGACTCATTCCATACATTGATCTCTTGGTGCACCGTTCAATTGGCGGCCCTTTTCGCGAATGAAGACTTAATTTTCAACTATTACAACCGTGACTACCAAACGACGCAGGCCCATTACAGAATTTTCTGCGTGACGAGAGCAATGTTAATCTCCGGGCACACGCTGTTCGACAAACACTATGCTGAAGCCCTTCAAGGCGAAGCACTTAATCTCGCAAAAAGTGTGGCTCAGTCCGTGCGAACCGCTTTTTTCCGGCGTCTTTCCAACTGGACGTACTTTGACGAAGGCATCAACGTGGTCAGCAACTGGAGCTCTTCGGAAATCGTCTTCCGTAACATCGAGCACACCGGAGAAGAAATCCTGGCTGCAGACCATGCGCCTGACTTGAATAATTCTTTCGTGCGGAACCGGCAACAGTCGGTGCACGTCAGAAAGGATGCAGAATTCGGACATATGTTAGATCTTATGCAAGATTTGGAAGTGTCCATCGTGTCCTACGACAAGCGAGACTTCGAGCTGATGCCTTACGCTCTATCCTTCTATCTATTTGATCCGCAGCTTCATTCGTCTTTAAACTACGGCGGCTTAGGAGCTCAGATCGCCTTTTCACTGGcgaccttgttcctttccgcgTACTACGCAACCAATGCTTTGTTTGTTGAGCCCCTGATGGACTGCTTGAAAGCAGGCACGTCCGGCAGCGCCGGTGAACTAGGGTATTACGCCAAAGAAGTAATTGGCTATGGCGCTCTTGTGGATGCCTACAATGCCCAAGAGAGAGCTTTGGACAGCAGCAGCCTATTCGGTTTGGAGAAGTACAGCGGACTGCAGCTGTTTTTCATCGCGCTGTGTTACGTCAATTGCTATGGCGGCTCTGAAAATACAAACCACGAGTCGATCTGTACTCCCGCGCTGCAGCACATGCCACAGTTCGCCAAGGCTTTTAACTGCACTCCCGGGGACCCGATGAATCCTTCTAAGCAGTGCAGACTGTTTTGA